In the Parasteatoda tepidariorum isolate YZ-2023 chromosome 3, CAS_Ptep_4.0, whole genome shotgun sequence genome, one interval contains:
- the LOC107447762 gene encoding transmembrane protein 145-like — translation MVSMETHTKLGASDESMVVLEYYPRFYGIFINLFLIICFYEVESTILQGELRTNKNWAFLARFCFLSEFGRFEYTIDYPKAFKTQNILLYFDEKNQWPAVYQKNKTCREKESVLIIENGQVIYLNESTFRSGCIDHPEEGKKDWLRCHNERTFESRRERYWFIAISNCDAKNGLYLEYKITMTNDHNSFWFKHFSADEFYILQIDISFLLLYIVLLLLSFIEADALRSRHLFHRTYALYLTSVILECCGLSFTCAYYANLAKEGYALMELKLLGKVIEALSTLFLLVLLILIAKGYTVTRGRLSKITYFEIFVFLFLYILVYAVLFLYEEQFFDPGKVLYIYESPVGYGIIGLRLVGWAWFVYAVTFTMIHYPEKSNFYTKLFLLYSIWFLAAPVVILVSTYVVRKWIREKLINAVELFISISAHFVFFVLTRPSKAKENFPYPVRTSQPLYVNGTRPTAPSAAQINNQNTVEQNEATTTT, via the exons ATGGTTTCTATGGAAACTCACACAAAACTTGGTGCTTCAGATGAGAGCATGGTGGTCCTGGAGTACTACCCTCGcttttatggaatatttataaatttatttcttattatttgtttttatgaagtCGAAAGTACAATACTTCAAGGTGAATTACGAACCAATAAG AACTGGGCTTTCTTGGCGAGATTTTGTTTCTTATCTGAATTTGGAAGGTTTGAGTATACCATAGATTATCCAAAA GCTTTTAAAacgcaaaacattttattgtactTCGATGAAAAAAATCAGTGGCCTGCAGTGTATCAAAAGAATAAG ACATGTAGAGAGAAAGAATCcgtattaattattgaaaatggtCAGGTGATCTACTTGAATGAATCCACCTTTCGTTCTGGATGCATTGACCACCCCGAAGAGGGCAAAAAAGACTGGCTGCGATGCCACAACGAAAGGACATTCGAGTCCAGAAGGGAAAGATATTGGTTCATAGCCATCAGCAATTGTGATGCGAAAAAt GGATTGTATCTGGAGTACAAAATTACTATGACAAATGATCATAACAGCTTTTGGTTTAAGCATTTTTCAGCAGATGAgtttt acatattGCAGATAGATATTAGTTTTTTGCTACTCTACATTGTTTTACTTCTCTTGTCGTTTATTGAAGCTG ATGCTCTTCGATCCAGACATTTGTTTCATCGCACTTATGCTCTCTACCTTACTTCAGTGATTCTCGAATGTTGTGGTTTATCATTTACGTGTGCCTATTATGCGAATCTTGCAAAAGAAGGATATGCTCTAATGGAACTCAAACTCTTGG GAAAAGTGATTGAAGCTCTCAGTACATTGTTTTTACTTGTTCTGCTGATTTTAATAGCTAAGGGTTATACAGTCACAAGAGGAAGATTAAgcaaaataacatattttgaaatatttgtttttctgttcTTGTATATTCTTGTGTATGCAGTGTTATTCTTATATGAAGAACAA ttcTTTGACCCAGGAAAGGTTTTATACATTTATGAAAGTCCAGTAGGTTATGGCATAATTGGATTACGCTTAGTTGGCTGGGCTTGGTTTGTGTATGCTGTCACTTTTACAATGATACACTATCCCGAGAAATCAAACTTCTACACTAagctatttttactttattcgaTATG GTTCCTCGCAGCACCAGTAGTTATTCTGGTTTCAACTTATGTTGTACGAAAGTGGATTCGAGAGAAACTTATCAACGCCGTGGAACTGTTCATTTCAATATCAGCTCATTTCGTTTTCTTT gttttgaCAAGACCCTCTAAAGCAAAAGAGAACTTTCCTTACCCCGTGAGAACATCTCAA